One genomic segment of Oncorhynchus mykiss isolate Arlee chromosome 10, USDA_OmykA_1.1, whole genome shotgun sequence includes these proteins:
- the LOC110534397 gene encoding endonuclease domain-containing 1 protein codes for MVTLSLLSLCLLSLLGARGEVAPNFNNCKDSFFRNTPVSGLNIALPTPPEPNPEDLKNPEKCLSAYNAASPAYICQRNGNHNYFATLYDRGRRIPLYSAYEMDIKGVPGREGSIVYYEPQLVHPDLPPHQMDKKGSLLEIKKYNQNIGCSERSPQYRQNYKLGWSQALDDNFGSYDRGHLNPAGHHKEDASKATMTHTNVAPQNPKMNKVPWNQYEKKLKDVLSAGCSKMYVVTGVVPSSTWVDQNKRVNVPSHYWNAYCCTDNNDKPLKSGGALGPNTDHNVTEYNSVTVLETELRGLLNVDNNFNIFNGC; via the exons ATGGTGACTCtgtccctcttgtccctctgtctGCTCTCCTTGTTGGGGGCCAGAGGGGAAGTGGCTCCAAATTTCAACAACTGCAAAGATTCTTTCTTCAGAAATACGCCAGTGTCCGGTCTGAATATAGCTCTCCCCACTCCACCCGAGCCCAACCCAGAGGACTTAAAGAATCCCGAGAAATGTCTCTCTGCTTACAATGCTGCCTCTCCTGCATACATTTGTCAGAGAAACGGTAACCACAATTACTTTGCCACTCTGTATGACCGTGGCAGGAGGATCCCTCTGTACTCTGCCTATGAAATGGATATCAAAGGGGTTCCTGGCAGAGAGGGGTCCATAGTTTATTATGAACCACAG CTTGTGCATCCTGACCTACCACCACATCAAATGGATAAGAAAGGATCATTGCTTGAGATCAAGAAATACAACCAAAACATTGGCTGCAGTGAACGCTCTCCACAATACCGACAGAACTACAAGCTGGGCTGGAGTCAGGCTCTCGATGACAACTTTGGCTCATATGACCGCGGGCACCTAAACCCCGCAGGACACCATAAAGAAGATGCCTCCAAAGCCACCATGACCCATACCAACGTAGCTCCGCAAAATCCGAAGATGAACAAAGTGCCGTGGAACCAGTACGAGAAGAAGCTGAAGGATGTTTTGAGTGCAGGCTGTAGTAAGATGTATGTGGTGACTGGGGTGGTCCCAAGCAGCACGTGGGTAGACCAGAACAAGCGAGTCAATGTTCCGAGTCACTACTGGAATGCCTACTGCTGCACCGACAACAACGACAAACCTCTCAAGTCTGGAGGTGCCTTGGGTCCTAACACAGATCACAATGTTACAGAGTATAACTCTGTTACAGTCCTTGAGACTGAGCTTAGAGGGCTACTGAATGTTGACAACAATTTCAACATTTTTAATGGTTGTTAG